A segment of the bacterium genome:
TTCTCGACGACCCGACCGGATACGGACGGATCGTTCGCGGCGAGGATGGATCGGTCGCCCGGATCGTGGAGGAGAAAGACGCGAATGCCGCGATCCGCAAGGTTCGGGAAGTGAACTCGGGTACGTACGCCTTCGACCGGGTCTTCCTCGAGCGCGGGCTGCCGCGCCTCTCGGACGTGAACGCCCAGCGGGAGTATTACCTGACGGACCTTGTCCTCGAAGCACTGGCCGAGGGGAAGCGCGTGGTCCCGGTGACGGCTTTGGTCCCGGACGAAGTGCGGGGGATCAACTCCCGTCGGGAGCTGGCCGAGGCGACGCGGATCCTCCTGGAGCGGAAGCTCGACGACCTGCTGGATTCCGGCGTGACGATGGTGGACCCGCGTCGGACGTACGTCGAGACGGAAGTGTCCGTGGGACAGGACACGATCCTCCATCCGGGCGTGACCCTCCTTGGCGCGACGCGGATCGGCCGGGGGGTGCGGATCCAGACCGGGTGCGTTGTGGACGGCAGCGTCATTTCGGACGGCGTGGAGTTGAAACCGTACACCGTGATCTCGAAGGCAACGGTGCGGAAAGGTGCCATCCTTGGCCCGTTCTCTCACTTGCGGCCGGAAGCCGACATAGGCGAGGGGGCGCACATCGGGAACTTCGTCGAGGTGAAGAAGAGCCGGATCGGCAAGGGGTCCAAGGCGAACCACCTGTCCTATCTCGGGGACGCCACCATCGGAAAGAAGGTCAACGTGGGCGCCGGGACGATCACCTGCAACTACGACGGGATCCACAAGCACCCCACGGTGCTCGGGGACGGGGTCTTCGTCGGGAGCGACACGATGCTGGTCGCGCCGGTCACGGTGGGCAAGGGGGCCCTGATCGGGGCCGGGTCGACGATCACGAAGAACGTCCCCCCCTTCGCGTTGGCGCTTTGTCGCGCGGAGCAGAAGGTGATCGAGGGATGGGTCGCCCGCAAGCGTCCCGAGCTTCTCAAGAAGGCGGGGCTCTCCGCCCCCGCGTCGAAAAAGGGGAAGAAGTGACATGTGCGGCATCGTCGGCTATACCGGTCCCAGCTCGTGCGTCGAGATCCTGCTGGACGGCCTGCGGAGGCTGGAGTACCGCGGGTACGATTCGGCGGGGGTCGCGATCCAGTCCGGCGGAGGAATCGCCGTCCGCAAGTCCAAGGGGAAGATCTCCCGCCTGTCGGAGCGCATCGCGAAGGAGCCGATTTCCGGGACGTGCGGCGTGGGGCACACGCGGTGGGCCACCCACGGACGTCCTTCCGACGAGAACGCGCACCCGCACCTGGCGGGCCGCGTCGCCGTCATCCACAACGGGATCGTGGAGAACCACCGGACGCTCAAGGAGAGGATGATCGCGAAGGGCCGCACCTTCTGTTCCCAGACGGACACCGAGGTGATCGCCCATCTCCTGGATGAGCACGTCTCGGCGGGGATTCCGCTCGAGGAGGCGGTGCGCAAGACCGTCGCGGAGCTTCGCGGGTCGTACGCCTTCCTCGCCGTGACCGACCGGGAGCCGGGGACGATCGTGGGCGCTCGCA
Coding sequences within it:
- the glmU gene encoding bifunctional UDP-N-acetylglucosamine diphosphorylase/glucosamine-1-phosphate N-acetyltransferase GlmU, producing the protein MKGISAIILAAGQGKRMKSSLPKVAHLVLGKPVVWHVAQAARAAGIREMVFVLGYGRDKVLPVVEAFGGKVAIQESQFGTGDAARCGMAELSAGAKEVVVLCGDAPLLRPATIRALLAARRRQKAPASVLTGVLDDPTGYGRIVRGEDGSVARIVEEKDANAAIRKVREVNSGTYAFDRVFLERGLPRLSDVNAQREYYLTDLVLEALAEGKRVVPVTALVPDEVRGINSRRELAEATRILLERKLDDLLDSGVTMVDPRRTYVETEVSVGQDTILHPGVTLLGATRIGRGVRIQTGCVVDGSVISDGVELKPYTVISKATVRKGAILGPFSHLRPEADIGEGAHIGNFVEVKKSRIGKGSKANHLSYLGDATIGKKVNVGAGTITCNYDGIHKHPTVLGDGVFVGSDTMLVAPVTVGKGALIGAGSTITKNVPPFALALCRAEQKVIEGWVARKRPELLKKAGLSAPASKKGKK